The Anaeromicrobium sediminis genome contains the following window.
TTTGAATTAAATACTTTTTTAAATAGGATTTTTATTATGAATAACTATTTTTATTGGTCTACAGCCTCCTTTTTCTTTGTTAATATTAATATACCCAAGAAGAGTTTGAATAAACACTATATTTAAAAAAAATATATTTTTTTTTGAAAATAATTTTAGCCTTTGTGAAGATGATAAATTAGTATATAATTTTTATAGAAAAATATTTTGGGGAGGGTTTTTAAATGAAATTTACATTTTGCCATAATAACATAAATGTATTAGACCTAGAAAAAAGTTTGAAATTCTATAAGGATGCTTTAGGCCTTGAAGAAGTAAAGAGAAAAGAAGCTTCTGATGGTAGTTACATATTAGTATTTTTAGGAGACGGAGAAACTAATCATAAATTAGAGCTTACTTGGTTAAAGGAATGGGATAGACCATACAATCTAGGAGACAATGAATTCCACTTAGCCTTTAGAGTAGATGACTACGAAGGAGCTTATAAGCACCACAAGGAAAATGGATGGATTTGCTATGAAAATACAAAGATGAATCTATACTTCTTAGAAGATCCAGATGGATATTGGATAGAAATATTAGATAAGAATAGAAAATAATATTAAGGGCTATTGATGAAATCTCATTAATAGCCTTTTCATATGCAACATATTATGAATATATTGATTTTTTTCTTTTCAAGTACAAATTGTTAAATAAAAATAAGTAAAAAAAGGCTACGGATTGAATTCAATCATAACCTGTATTGCTTGTCTCATATTCACCTATAGATATAGTATTGTGTGCTCGTCACGTCCATTCTAAGAGGTGCTTTAGGGAATGATTTATTTATTCATGCTTACAACGTGTTTTCTATACTCGTTATTATATAAATTGATTAATGTATCCAATAACTGGCTAAGAGATACTATTTCTTCTGCAATAAGATTGTCATTCTGTTCAATTAGATAATGTAATTGTCTTTTTAAGCACTCTATCTGTGACGAGATTTTTCCTAAGCTTGTCATATTGTCCCCCTGTGTCCTATTAAAATATCAAATCAGACATTATTTTATCACTTTACAGTAATGAAATTTGTCGATATTGGGTAAGTATGACAAATAAAAAAACACAGGGGGATAACCCAATGGCGTATGTTACTTTTCTTCTATTAAATTACAATTTACCCTGTAGAAGCTTCTTCTTTAAGTCTACATGCTTTAAATACTCACCATTACTTAAGAAACCTTTTTCTTTAAGGCCATTAAGCATACTAATAACATTAATACAGAGTACTTTTAATTCTGTTTCTAAGTAATCAAGTTCGTTATTCATATTATCCCCCCAAAGACGCCTAGAATTATCTGTTGCAATAATTAATTTATTATAAATTACGTAGTATATCTTTCTTTTAGGTACCATGAATGGATAATAATACCATAAAAATGACGTTTTATAAGTATAATGAATAATATTTTGGAATAACTTTAAAAAAATCATTCATAAGGGATATTTTTTCAAACCATTCCTCTAATATATGTTTAGGTAATAATTAAGCTTTTGGTGTGAAGATCCAAGAGATTCTTATGTAAATCAATCTAATATAAGTATCGTTGAAACTAATTTTTAGGATGGGTCTTGATACTGTACTTTAACAATCTAAGTAGATAGCTAAATAAAAAACCTTAAAAAGGTTTTATTTTTTTGTCCAAAAACTCTAATATGTCCTATCTATATAAGTGAAAGGAGATGATAAATATGGCAGTAACATCACAAAGTAAATCAACAAAATTTAAAATTGTCTATAGTCTAGGCTTAGACAAGGATGGGAAAGAGGTTAAGAAAACAAAAACTTACTCTAACCTGAAACATAATGCATCTAACGAGGATGTGTATGCAGTAGCCAGTTCTTTAATAGGATTACAATCTAATACTGCGTTAGAAGTGGCTAAATTAAATGAATCTGAATTAATAAGTGAATAGGAGGTGTACTTAAATGAAAAGATTAGAAATGACTTTTAGAAATGAACTAGGTCGTAGCACTAAAATTAGTGTAGACCATGTACGTGATGATGTGACTAAGGAAGAAGTAGAAATAGTTATGCAGTCTATAATAGACAAAAACATTTTTAAAACGGAAAATGGTGAGCTAAATGAAATAGAATCAGCAGATATAGTTAGTACAGAAACAGTAGAATTAATCTAGGACAAGGTAGCCATTTGGCTACCTTATTTTTTAAAAGGAAGGTGAATAGTATGGAAGAAATATATACTCACATAGCAAATCTGGGAGTGCCCATAGTAGTACCCATGTATCTGTTGATACGCATAGAAGGGAAGTTAGAATAAGAATGTGATTACAAGAATCACCTTCTATACTTGTATTTCTAATAGTTTTAGTTGTTTTAGTGAACGCAATCAAATTTAATGTGTGTTGCGTTCAGCTGATATCTCAAATTAGATAATTAACATAAACTTAATAATTTTCGTATTTCCATTTTATTGAAAAAGTGATAAAATTGATTCTGTTGTTTCTAATTGGTAAAACATTTTAGATGAAAAGGGAGTAAGGTTTCAATGGATGAATTAATCACATTAAAAAGGCGAATATCAGACTTAAGAGATGAGATGCATGAATTAATTGACAAAAAAGGAAATCTTGTAACTCCTGAAGTAATACATGTAAGTCAAACGCTTGATAAAGTATTAGATCAATATTATGAAGCAAAAATGAAAAGGAATCGTAACTGACTAATATATATTTATATACAACATATAAAGCTCTTGGTAAATTAAAAGCTTAATTATGTAATAGGATCCAATATAAGGATAGTTAAAACTAATTTTTAGGAGTAGCATTTATATAGTACTTTAACTGTCTAAGTATATAATTGATAAAACCTTGAAAAAAGGTTTTATTTTTTTGGCTAAAACCTCTAATATCTCCTATCTATATAAGTGAAAGGAGATGATAAATATGGAAGAAATATATACTCACATAGCTAATCTAGGATTTCCCATAGTAGTATCCATGTATCTGTTGATGCGTATAGAAGGAAAGTTAGAAAGTCTTACAAAGAGTATAATTGATCTTTCTAATAATATAAGTAAATTAGAAAAAATCTAGCCTATAATTTGGCTAGATTTTTTTCTTTGAGAATATAATACATACAGGATTTTTAAGGATATGATTAGATGTGATAAAATAGTAGTGATATTAATTTAGGAGAGGGTAAGCATGAAAATAATCCATACGGCAGATTGGCATATTGGAAAATTAGTCCATGGTATTCACATGACAGAAGACCAGGCATATATATTAGAAGAATTTATAAAGTTAATAGAAATAGAAAAACCACAGGTAGTAATAATAGGTGGAGACTTATACGATAGGTCTATCCCTCCCGTGGAAGCTGTAGAACTATTAGATTATGTCTTTACTAGGATAATAGATATGGGAGTTAAAATAGTTGCCATAGGAGGAAATCATGATTCAGCTGACAGAGTGTCCTTTGGTAATAAGATACTTAAAAACAAGGGACTGTATATAGAAGGTAAAATAAAGGATACTATAGAGCCTATAAAAATAGAAGATGAATATGGACCTGTTAACTTTTATTTATTACCCTATGCAGACCCAGTAATAGTAAGGGAAGTATATAAGAATGAAGAAGTAAAAAGCCACGATATGGCCATGAAAGTAATAATAGATAAAATAAAAGAAAATATGAATAAGGATGAAAGGAATATATTGGTTTGCCATTCCTTTTTAAGGGGAGATAGTGATCCTGAAACTTCAGAGTCAGAACTTCCCCTATCTATAGGTGGTAGTGAGTATGTAAGTGTAGATCATTTCCTTGATTTTGACTATGTGGCTTTAGGCCATTTACACAGACCACAAAGGGTTAAAGAAGAAAAAATCAGATATTCAGGATCATTACTTAAATACTCCTTTTCTGAAACTACTCAAAATAAATCTGTAACCCTAATAGACATGAAAGAAGATGGACAAGTTGAAATAAAATTTGAGAAATTAAAGACTATTAGGGATATGAGAAAGATAAAGGGTGAAATAAATAAACTACTAGACCCTAGTGTGTATGAGGGTACCAATTGTGAAGATTATATAATGGCCATATTAACAGACGAGGGAGAAATTATAGATCCTATAGGAAAATTAAGACAAGTATACCCTAATATATTAAGAATCGAGAGAGAATCTAGGGATGAATCTGAAAACACAAGAACTAGCGCATCTAGGGAATATACTAAAAAATCATTAATAGACTTATTTGACGAGTTTTATGCTAGTATGACTAAAAATGAATTTGATGAAGAAAAGACAAATACGTTAATTAGTGTTATTGAAACTTTAAAAGGTGAAGGGAGAGAAGTATAATGCGTCCCTTAAAACTTACTTTATGTGGATTTGGACCCTATGCAGCGAAGGAAATTATAGATTTTAGTAAACTTGAAAATAAAAATATATTTTTAATAACAGGGCCTACAGGAGCTGGAAAGACTACCATATTTGATGGAATAACCTATGGCTTATATGGAGAAAGTAGCGGCGAGGAAAGGGGCGTAGATACCCTAAGAAGTCAATTTGCAAAGGATAGTCTGCTAACAGAAGTGGAACTAGAGTTTGAGCTTAGGGGTAAAAAGTATTATGTCCATAGAATACCGAGACAACTTAAGAAAAAAAGTAGGGGAGAGGGTTATACAGAACAAAAGCCTGATGCAACCCTAAAGGAATTAGATGGAGATAAAATAGTTAGGGGAGTAAATAATGTTACTAAGGAAATAGAAAAATTACTTGGTATAAATGTGGGCCAATTCCGACAAATAATAATGATTCCCCAGGGAGAATTTAGAAAATTACTTATATCTGATTCTCAAGAAAGAGAAAAGGTATTACAAAGATTATTTGATACGAGTATATATAAGTTAGTAGAGAGAAAACTAGATACTCAAGCCTCAGAATTATATAAGGAAATAAAGAATAGTCAAACTAGAAGAAATGAGAGAATTAAGGTAATAAATTGTGGAGAAAACAATGAATTGAAAGGCTTTATAGATAATGACAAAAGTATCATAGAGATCATTCCTAAGATTGAAGAGCATATAGACGATTATAAAAATAAGATTAAGGAAATGAAAAGCGAAATAAAGAGTATAGAGAAGGAAGAAGAAAATAAAAATAAGGAACTGTTAAAAACTAAGACAAATAATGAAAAAATATTAAAAAAGGAAAAGATAGAGGAAGAAAAGCAGGTCCTTGAAAGTAAAAAGAGTGAAATAGAGAAAAATAAGATAGAATTAGAAAAAATTAAAGCTGCTCAAAATATAAAGTATTTAGAAGATACTTATAATGAAATATTAAAAGAGAAAAATGAAAAGGATAAAAGCCTAAAGGATTTAGCTAATTTAATTAAAACTAGTGATGAAAAAATGGTGGTCCTAAGGGATAAATTAAAGAATGAAGAAAATAAGGAAGAAATTCGAAATAAATTATACAAGGAAATAGAAGACTTAAAGTCTAAAGAAGAAAATATTAAATCCTTTAACCTAAGAAAAATAAATTTGGAAAAGCTAGGGAAGGAAGTTAAAAATACAGAAATAGAAATAAATAAACTAGAGCTAAAGATGGAAAAACTAAAGACTGAAGAAGAAAAAATTCAAAGGGAATTAGACAAATCTAGTGATATAACTGTATCCTATGAAAAATACAAACATGAATATGAAAATAAAAAAAATATATTAAATAAAATAGTTAAAATCCATAAGGATATGGAAAACTTAGATTCCTATATAAAAGAATTTAAGAAAGCTAAAGTTCATGTTAAAAATTTAAAGGAAGAGTACGAAAAGGAATTAAAGGACTACAAGAAATTAGAAAAACTTTGGTTAGAGGGACAAGCCTATTTATTAGCTAAGAATTTACATGGGGGAGAAGAATGTCCCGTATGTGGGTCTACAGAACATGTAAAGCTAGCTACCTCTAAGGAGTATGTACCGTCTAAGGCAGAATTAGAATCAAAGAGAAATGATCTAGAGAAAAAAGAAAATACCTACAAAAGAGCTGATGAGAGATTCAGAAACATAAAATCTGAGTTAGAAGTGAAAAAAACCTTATTTGAACAATATAAAGAAGAATTATCACATTTAATAGATATGGATTTAAATCCTCTAAAGTCAAATGAATTTAATCTATTATTAGAGGAAAAGAAAAGGGAATTTAATAAGAGTTTAGTAAATATAAATGAGAAAATAAAGGATACAGAAAAGAATATAAAGGATATGGAAGTTAAGAAATCCAACTTAAAAAATATAAGGTCATCTATAAAATTAAATGAAGAAAATATTAAAGCATTAAATGACCAGTACAAGTCCTTTAATGAAAAGTATGTATTTGAAAAATCTGAGTTTAATTTAATAAAATCTAATATAGATGAAAAACTATTAGACTACGAATACTATATTAGTCTAGTTAAAAAAACAGAATCAGAATATGAGAAAATGAAAAAGGCTTTAAAAACTGCCCGTGAAGAATATGATAGGGAGAAGAACAATAATGTAAATTTAAAAGCTCGAGAAGAGGAAACGAAAAAGAGTAGGGACTCTTTAGCAGAAAAGGAAAAGAAATCTAAGGATATTTTTGAAAATCAAATAGAAAAGAGTATATTAAAATCCAGTGAAGAATATTTATTATGGAGAGATAAAATAGATAATATAAAATCTATGGAAGAAAATATAAAGTCCTTTGATGAAAATTTCAAATCTGTAATAGATAGATATGAAGATATAAAAAAGGAAACTAAGGATTTAAAGTATATAGATGTGAAGAAGTTAGAAGAAGAAATAAATAACATAAAGATTAGATCAAAAGAAAAAACTTCTTTTAAAGCTACTTTAGAAAACAACATGGAATCAAATAAAGAAAATTTAAAGATAATCAAAAAAATTACAGATGAAATAAGTGTAAAAGAAGAAAAATATAGATTAATAGGACACTTAGCCCAGGTGGCAAAGGGAAATAATAAAGAGGGTATAACCTTTGAAAGATATGTATTGGCAGCCTTTTTAGATGATATAATCTATGCGGCAAACATGAGATTAAAGAAAATGACTCAAGGTAGATATGTGTTAAATAGGGTAAATACTAGACTTGATAAAAGAAAACAAAGTGGCCTAGAGCTAGAAGTCCTAGATAATTATACGGGAAAGTATAGGCATGTAAAAACTTTATCAGGGGGAGAAAGTTTCAAAGCATCCCTAGGATTAGCACTAGGCCTATCTGATGTAGTCCAATCTTATGCAGGTGGAATAAACCTGGATACTATGTTTGTTGATGAAGGTTTTGGAACATTAGATAGTGAATCTTTAGATAGTGCTATAAATTGTTTAATAGAGTTAAAAGAATCAGGAAGATTAGTGGGTATCATATCTCATGTAAGTACTTTAAAAGAAAGAATAAATA
Protein-coding sequences here:
- a CDS encoding DUF1659 domain-containing protein, with the protein product MAVTSQSKSTKFKIVYSLGLDKDGKEVKKTKTYSNLKHNASNEDVYAVASSLIGLQSNTALEVAKLNESELISE
- a CDS encoding exonuclease SbcCD subunit D; this translates as MKIIHTADWHIGKLVHGIHMTEDQAYILEEFIKLIEIEKPQVVIIGGDLYDRSIPPVEAVELLDYVFTRIIDMGVKIVAIGGNHDSADRVSFGNKILKNKGLYIEGKIKDTIEPIKIEDEYGPVNFYLLPYADPVIVREVYKNEEVKSHDMAMKVIIDKIKENMNKDERNILVCHSFLRGDSDPETSESELPLSIGGSEYVSVDHFLDFDYVALGHLHRPQRVKEEKIRYSGSLLKYSFSETTQNKSVTLIDMKEDGQVEIKFEKLKTIRDMRKIKGEINKLLDPSVYEGTNCEDYIMAILTDEGEIIDPIGKLRQVYPNILRIERESRDESENTRTSASREYTKKSLIDLFDEFYASMTKNEFDEEKTNTLISVIETLKGEGREV
- a CDS encoding aspartyl-phosphate phosphatase Spo0E family protein, whose product is MTSLGKISSQIECLKRQLHYLIEQNDNLIAEEIVSLSQLLDTLINLYNNEYRKHVVSMNK
- a CDS encoding aspartyl-phosphate phosphatase Spo0E family protein, with translation MDELITLKRRISDLRDEMHELIDKKGNLVTPEVIHVSQTLDKVLDQYYEAKMKRNRN
- a CDS encoding DUF2922 domain-containing protein, producing the protein MKRLEMTFRNELGRSTKISVDHVRDDVTKEEVEIVMQSIIDKNIFKTENGELNEIESADIVSTETVELI
- a CDS encoding VOC family protein; this translates as MKFTFCHNNINVLDLEKSLKFYKDALGLEEVKRKEASDGSYILVFLGDGETNHKLELTWLKEWDRPYNLGDNEFHLAFRVDDYEGAYKHHKENGWICYENTKMNLYFLEDPDGYWIEILDKNRK
- a CDS encoding SbcC/MukB-like Walker B domain-containing protein, whose product is MRPLKLTLCGFGPYAAKEIIDFSKLENKNIFLITGPTGAGKTTIFDGITYGLYGESSGEERGVDTLRSQFAKDSLLTEVELEFELRGKKYYVHRIPRQLKKKSRGEGYTEQKPDATLKELDGDKIVRGVNNVTKEIEKLLGINVGQFRQIIMIPQGEFRKLLISDSQEREKVLQRLFDTSIYKLVERKLDTQASELYKEIKNSQTRRNERIKVINCGENNELKGFIDNDKSIIEIIPKIEEHIDDYKNKIKEMKSEIKSIEKEEENKNKELLKTKTNNEKILKKEKIEEEKQVLESKKSEIEKNKIELEKIKAAQNIKYLEDTYNEILKEKNEKDKSLKDLANLIKTSDEKMVVLRDKLKNEENKEEIRNKLYKEIEDLKSKEENIKSFNLRKINLEKLGKEVKNTEIEINKLELKMEKLKTEEEKIQRELDKSSDITVSYEKYKHEYENKKNILNKIVKIHKDMENLDSYIKEFKKAKVHVKNLKEEYEKELKDYKKLEKLWLEGQAYLLAKNLHGGEECPVCGSTEHVKLATSKEYVPSKAELESKRNDLEKKENTYKRADERFRNIKSELEVKKTLFEQYKEELSHLIDMDLNPLKSNEFNLLLEEKKREFNKSLVNINEKIKDTEKNIKDMEVKKSNLKNIRSSIKLNEENIKALNDQYKSFNEKYVFEKSEFNLIKSNIDEKLLDYEYYISLVKKTESEYEKMKKALKTAREEYDREKNNNVNLKAREEETKKSRDSLAEKEKKSKDIFENQIEKSILKSSEEYLLWRDKIDNIKSMEENIKSFDENFKSVIDRYEDIKKETKDLKYIDVKKLEEEINNIKIRSKEKTSFKATLENNMESNKENLKIIKKITDEISVKEEKYRLIGHLAQVAKGNNKEGITFERYVLAAFLDDIIYAANMRLKKMTQGRYVLNRVNTRLDKRKQSGLELEVLDNYTGKYRHVKTLSGGESFKASLGLALGLSDVVQSYAGGINLDTMFVDEGFGTLDSESLDSAINCLIELKESGRLVGIISHVSTLKERINNRLEVISTNQGSSTKFHIL
- a CDS encoding YvrJ family protein; translation: MEEIYTHIANLGFPIVVSMYLLMRIEGKLESLTKSIIDLSNNISKLEKI
- a CDS encoding YvrJ family protein, encoding MEEIYTHIANLGVPIVVPMYLLIRIEGKLE